The Bacteroidales bacterium genome includes the window GAGCAGCATACAATTATAGGATTATCAAAAAAACCTTACGAAGGAACCGGAAATGCAGGAGTCGAAAGTCAGGATTATGCATTTATTGATTTTTATCCTAATACACAGGGTTATAATACCGATGAAATGACAATAGTTTCAATTATTATGCATGAGTGGGGACATTCATTAGGAGTAAAAGTACATTGCTTTGATACTGAAAATTGTGTAATGAATACTCAAGGTGTCCATAACAGGAATCATGCTTTTTGTTCAAGTTGCAAACATAAAATTGCAATTCACCTTGCCGGTGAAGACTTTGATGACAACACACACAATTGGACTTTGACCGGATTATGGCATGTAACTTCTTACAGGGAAAATAGTGCTAACAATTCTTTAGCTTATAATCAGGAATCTTCACATGACTATAATACAGGTGCTGCAAATTCAGGTACAGCAACTTTTGATGTAACATTACCGTCTTCACCTGTATTGGAATTTGATCATTATCGAGTTGTAGAAAGTTATCCTTCTCCCTATGATGTTGCCAGAGTAGAAATTTCAACAGACGGCGGCAATACTTGGGGAACTTTGCAGCAATGGGACAGCAGAAATCCCACCAATCCGTGGGAACATGTCAGTATTAGTTTGAACGGATATACCGGTGATGTTAAGATACGATTTTATTTTAATACAATTGACAATTTGTATAACAATTATGAAGGCTGGTATATTGATGATGTTGTTGTAAAAAGTAATTCCGCAAAAAGTGGACAGGCTAAGTTAGTAGAGGCTACACAAGGGGATCCGAGAAGTGATGTTGTATTTTCTTATCCCAACCCTTTTACAGGTTCAACTACGATTAATTATGTACTTAATGAACAAAAAAATGTAAGCCTTAAAGTTTACAACATTACAGGACAATTAGTAGCTACACTTGTAAACAAACAAAAACCGGCAGGGCAACACACTATACAATGGGATGCAAACGATACCAACGGCAATAAAATGCCAAACGGTACATATTTCATACGTATGCAAACCGAAGATAATACACAAACAACCAAGCTTGTATTAATGCGATAATTGTAGTATTAGTTATTAAAACAGAAAATGCCGTATTTAAAAGATACGGCATTTTTTCTGTTTTTCCTGTTGAGAAACCACAATAACATATTTCTTGCAGCCTTCAATTTTTATAAAATAAAATTATAGACAGAGATACAAAGAAATTGTAACGATATAATTATTTTTTCTGATGTATTATTACACATTTTCTAAAAAATTTACATCAAATTTTGAATTTAAATTTTCAAAAACACACCAAAATTATCCCTTAAAAATATAAAAATATCATTAAAAAAAGGGCTTTTTTCGGTCTTTAAAATGTTTTTGGGAAATTGTGTATATATCATTATATATCAGATGCTTATATCCATTATTTATATGTCCGGATTAATTAATCCGGACACATTTCATTTGCTTTTTGCAAAAATTCATAATTAATTTACATAAGCAAAAAAGCATTTTTTATTTGTATAATTTTTTTATTTATTTCACTAAAATTATAGGAGAAAAAGTTATGAAAAGAAAAATTAACATTTTAATCAGTGCAGTATTAATTTTATTAATATTGCCGATGCAATTTGGATGTAATAAAGATAAATTGATGCAAGATATAGAAAAACAGGCAGATGCGGATGAACAAGCAATTGTAGGTGTACCACCAACTTTACCTGACGGTACTACACCTGAAGTTTCAAACGATTTAAAATCTACCGGAGGTGCAACAATAGGTAATGTAAAACTTTGGGACGGGAGAACTGTTACAATAGATAAAACTCTTGATTCCTGGGATACAAAATGCAGACACGCTGTTGGTGTCAATTTTACAAATGATGGCAGTTATACCATAAAGGTATATCATTATTATTATAGAGGTGGTTGGGTTTGTAAGGTTAAAACACATAACACCGGTTATCAACAAGGTGGCACATATACTTGTAACAATATTTGGAACGTATCATTTCAAAAAGATGATCATTTAATTACATATGCTTATGTATATGTTAACGGAACTTATATTGGAGGTAAATGGGGTAATCAATATACCATAGCTGACCCGACTCCAACGAGTTGGGGTGAAAAACTTATGGTAGAGGCTGCAAAATATCTTGGGGTTGCTTTTATTAAAGGATTATCAATACCATGGACAACAGTAGTTAAATGGGCACTTCCATATTTTAGTAATCAAATGGTAATAATAAATGTTGTTGATCAATACGGGAATCCTCTACATGCAAACGTAACAAGTGCATTCGGAACTAAAGCTACTAATTTGGGAAGTGTTCAAATAACGGATATGGAAATAATGTCATTAGGAAAAAATATTACAGTAACCTGTAAGGAACCTGACGGTCCGCAAAGTTACGATAACAATTTAATGGACAGGCAAAAAACTTTTAATGTAAGTGAATATTTTAACGATATGTATTGGGGCAAATCAGGCGGTAATATCCCTGTGGTTACAGTAGTTTTCAACACCAACGGAACTACAACCGTAGATTTTCCGGAAAAAATAGAATGCATTGACGGTTCCGGGCATTCTTATAAAACAGTACAAATAGGCGACCAATGGTGGATGGCAGAAAACCTTAATTATAATGTAAGCGGTTCGTATTGTTACAATAATAATCCTCATAACGGACCTATTTACGGCAGATTATATACATGGGATGCTGCAAAGGCAGCAGTTCCTGACGGCTGGCATTTACCTACCAATGCCGAATGGAATACCTTACAAAGTTATCTTGGTGGTGGAAGTGTTGCCGGCGGTAAAATGAAAGAAACCGGTACAGTACATTGGAAGTCACCAAATATAGGAGCAACTAACGAAAGTGGCTTTACAGTTCTTCCGTGTGGTTATTACAGCAACAGCACTGGTAGGTTCTATAGTTTGGGCAACCACACCTACTTCTGGAGTGCTACGGAGTACAATAGTTCCTATGCATGGGTTCGTTATCTGGATTACCGCTATTCCGATGTGCTCACGAGCAACACCTTAAAGGTTAGCGGGTTCTCGGTGCGCTGTATCAAAAATTAGCCTCCCAGCTGAGCTTAGCGTAGGCTGAGCCTACGTCTTATTAAACGCAGTTAAAATAATAAACAAAACAAAAAATCCGGTATAGTTAAATGTATAAAACTATGCCGGGTTTTTTATTTAACCCGATAGAATCCCATATCAAATTTAAACTTAAATTTTCAAAAACCCACCAAAATTACCCCTTAAAAATACAAAAATATCATTAAAAAAAGGGCTTTTTTTCAGCCTTAAAAATATTTTGGAAAAATTACACACAGAACACTGTTTATCAGTGGATTATACCACTTATTTATATGTCCTGATTAATTAATCCGGACACATTTAATTTGCTTTTTGCAAAAATTCATAATTAATTTACAGAAACAATTAAACGTGCGTTTTTATTTGTATTTTTATTTATTCATTAAAATTATAAAAGTTATGAAAAGAAAAATTAACATTTTAATTAGTGCAGTATTAATTTTATTAATATTGCCGGTGCAGTTTGGATGTAATAAAGACAAATTGCTGCAAGAAACAGAAGAACAGGCAATTGTTGATGCAAATGACGATATGCCTTTTCCGGATACAGACCCTGACGGAAATCCGATTGCCCCTGCAGATTTAACTAATTCTGAAAATACAAAAGGTTTAGTTCCTATAAAAGCCATATTATTAATGGATGGTTCACTTATTGATAATGATCTTGATTCATGGGATAAAAAATGTCAGAACTCAATATATTTTTATCATGCTAATTATACAAATTTTTATACATTACATTATTATAAAAGGAATAGCGGTTCATGGATAAACTCAGGCTGGAAATATCATTCTTCCATGGGAAATGATCGTATAGGTCATATATGGGATGTATCTTTCCGTGAAGGTGATGTAATACAGTCTTATGCATATACTTGGCAAAATGGAACTATAAATGGTTCATGGGGCCCTACACATGTAATTGAAAATCCTGCTTCAGAAAACAGTTGGGAAGATAATCTGCTTGATTTAATGCTTGAAGGTTCTGTAGCTGCAGTATCAGGAGGGGTAGGTATTATTCAAATGATTTTTAATGAGATAATGGATTTACTTTCAGGCTTTTTATCAACAGACGCAGTAATTTTTCATGTTGTTGATCAGGATGGAAATCCGCTTCATGCAGAAACAATGCAATTTACACATCATACAGAAACATTTTTAGGAAGTATGTTAATACAAGATGGTATATATGGAGGGCTTGGTACACAATTGATTACTTGTTATGAACCGGACGGGCCTGAAAGCTACGATAATAACCTTAACGGCAGAACAGTTACAGTTGATATTAGCCAATATGATAATGAAGATTATTGGGGGAAAGATGCTGACAGAATACCCGTAATTAAAGTAACTTTCAACACCAACGGAACTACAACTGTGGATTATCCGGAAAAGGATTATTATATTATGGATCAGTGTAGTGGTGATGATTATAATCAAGCCATGGACTATATCCTTGCACATCAAAGCTTTACACCAACCTTCTCAACTTTAACGGCTTTCGAAATTTTTGTTACAGATGATGACATTCCATTTACTAATGAAATTGCTTACTTACAAATACGTAAAAACAGTTTTACAGGTAATATTATAGCAAGTAGTAATTCAGAAACAATAGACAAATATGGGTTTATAAGATTTAATTTTATAGGAGGTGTTCAGTTAACGCCCGAAACAAAATATTTTATGACGATTGTTTGTGAAAGCGGACAGCGTTTTGCTGTAGCAGCAAATAGTGAAAATCCTTATGATAGAGGAGAATGTAATTATAATGATAATTGGGATATTAAATTTCGAACTTACGGTCATTGACCCCGCTGGTGCCAACATTTTATCGGGCTCCTTAATGAGCGGTCACTTGACTGCCTTTGGTAGATAATGTCCGTGCCTTATTAAAGGATAAACGTTATTTGAAATACTAAACAAAACAAAAAATCAGGCATAGTTAAATGTTAAAAACTATGCCTGATTTTTTATTTAATCCGGTAGAATCCCATATCAAATTTAAACTTAAATTTTCAAAAACACACCAAAATTACCACCTGAAAATTCAAAAATATCATTAAAAAAAGGACTTTTTTCAGCCTTTAAAATATTTTTGAAAAAATACGCCCATGCTATTATATATCAGTAGCTTAAACCCCTAATTTATATGTCCTGATTAATTAATCCGGACACATTTCATTTGCTTTTTGCAAAAAATCATAATTAATTTACATAAGCAAAAAAGCACTTTTTTATTTGTATATTTTTTTTTATTTATTCATTAAAATTATAAAAGTTATGAAAAGAAAAATTAACATTTTAATCAGTGCAGTATTAATTTTATTAATATTGCCTTTGCAGTTTGGATGTAATAAAGACAAATTGCTGCTGCAAGAAGCAGAAGAACAGGCAATTGCAGAGGCGGAAATTTCCGGTACTTCTGCAGAATCGCTGCAAGCGTACGTTGATCAACTAATTGAGGAGGGAGTTTCAGAAGAAGAGGTAACCCGGGAGTTGCAAGAATATATTGAAGCTCATAATTCTGATGCTAAAAGTGTTAATTATACTTATACCGTTTCAGGTGTAGATATCGGTAGTTGGATGTTGCTTAGCAAGAATACAACAGACCGGGCAGAATGGCTTGATGCAGGGATATATGAGCCTATAACCAATATGTGGAAAGATAAAGTATCAACCAGCAGTTCTAAGGCATTATCCAGAATTAGTAAGCACCTTAGCGGTGAAGGCTTTAATTTAAGTGCCATGCATACATCAGCATACTATGGGTATATCAACGAAACGTATAAATACAACGCATATAACTTATATACATGGACAGATGACTATTGGTATAAAGACAATAACCACGGCAGAATATTTGGCCCGGTTAAAGTAGGTGACTATTGGATAACCCTGGGAGCGTTCAGTCGCGAAAAAGGTATCTCACATGACTTTATTAATTTTTATGAGGCACGCAATAAAGCTGCCGGCTACAGTTCATATTTTCCAAGCTCACAATCGGTATACTCCGGTAACACATGGGAAGACGGGTATAGTTATGTTAAGGTACGTATA containing:
- a CDS encoding fibrobacter succinogenes major paralogous domain-containing protein is translated as MKRKINILISAVLILLILPMQFGCNKDKLMQDIEKQADADEQAIVGVPPTLPDGTTPEVSNDLKSTGGATIGNVKLWDGRTVTIDKTLDSWDTKCRHAVGVNFTNDGSYTIKVYHYYYRGGWVCKVKTHNTGYQQGGTYTCNNIWNVSFQKDDHLITYAYVYVNGTYIGGKWGNQYTIADPTPTSWGEKLMVEAAKYLGVAFIKGLSIPWTTVVKWALPYFSNQMVIINVVDQYGNPLHANVTSAFGTKATNLGSVQITDMEIMSLGKNITVTCKEPDGPQSYDNNLMDRQKTFNVSEYFNDMYWGKSGGNIPVVTVVFNTNGTTTVDFPEKIECIDGSGHSYKTVQIGDQWWMAENLNYNVSGSYCYNNNPHNGPIYGRLYTWDAAKAAVPDGWHLPTNAEWNTLQSYLGGGSVAGGKMKETGTVHWKSPNIGATNESGFTVLPCGYYSNSTGRFYSLGNHTYFWSATEYNSSYAWVRYLDYRYSDVLTSNTLKVSGFSVRCIKN